One genomic segment of Paenibacillus xylanexedens includes these proteins:
- a CDS encoding aminotransferase class III-fold pyridoxal phosphate-dependent enzyme: MEFNSAIKGLELHSLSSSSIKVQEQASISNRDIAIVGMSCMFGESLNKEQFWGFLHEGKDMIRELPLNRHKEMTSLHQTLNLSVSKEALAQEAGFLENISSFDNEFFNILPSESKLMDPQQRLFLQNAWHTIEDAGYSKEIKGTRTGVFLGYGSDFREEYKTLIMHAAPDLYERSIQGNLRSIMASRISYLLDLKGPSMVVDTACSSSLVAVHLACKSIRSGESNMAIAGGIDVRLVLPRLQNVDIGILSSNGRTRSFDRDSDGSGSGEGVGSVLLKPLKQALKDRDHIYAVIKGSAINQDGKSMGITAPNPVAQEEVLIDAWNDARIDPSTISYIEAHGSGTKLGDPIELDGLSRAFSRFTDKKQFCAIGSVKSNVGHLGNAAGIAGLVKSVLAMQHKKIPESLHFHYPNTNIDFAQSPIYVNNYLQDWEVVGEDLRRCGVSSFGMSGTNCHVVLEEWLEPETAPQNAASEYYIFMISAKTFSSLTQTLKNYQHNKSYREFRIADLAYSASVRKEHYPYRMAFAVRNSEELYSKLHAFGDKDRLNPNLTNVGYFKVVPEDKDCRSNGEITLVEQQKLSQQLVLKLNEFIQSGARDESLANEAISLYLSGADADWNILFNKNERWIPLPAYSFDQSNYWLELSDETANLTSISKVECSMLANSPSSNIKKNNFTEERFLKVLSQILGKQPDQIDVFTDFFEMGMDSILLVHLMNGVKDEFNLDLQLSLLFSELSYPYKLIEYLEVHAEDRYRKEINLPTNSAKKSSITIEGGHLLDSLSGNRSSLENIIQTQLQIMAEQLKVLGNLEGEKLSGSQMSISNAQSMQPLNKPYVPFQKNDINFPNRKLSTYNEQLQKFSEEYTAQTSHSKQMAQRYRAQFANNRNVAGFRPNYKEMLYPIVVQNSKGSKIWDIDGKEYIDLSMGFGVNLFGHNPPFIMHAIQEELGHGIALGPMSRLSGEVASLICELTGVERVAFFNSGTDANMVALRLARAYTNRSKIAIFAGSFHGTFDGLLGRQRMSGNEVHRAVPIAPGIPASMMEDLLVLNYDDPQSLDLIDQYADQIAAVLVEPVQSRRPDVQPNSFLQNLRNITREKGIVLIFDEVITGFRIHPGGAQAWFDVQADLVTYGKVIGGGMPVGVVSGKAPIMDGIDGGYWAYGDDSFPQNESKRTFVAGTFCHHPLAMASSLATLKYLAGEGPALQEQLNRRTENLIREINQYFETHQIPIHVVSFGSLFRFQSSEDLEFFYYQLIHEGIYIWEGRNCFLSTAHSDEDIATIIKTVKRSSEYLNPNIMVETGEKNVYELTSGQSIMYLEETRNGKGIKYKVPGCLLIEGPLDYSRINEVVVSLIERHDVLRTSFQLVEGRPVQIVQEKIEFELEVFSNLTEQEAVETFYRPFNLSKAPLFRIGITELEHNRSLFMIDFHHLISDGLSVVIFQKEFMELYQGRQLEPVEWQYKDFVRWNSQHMLSPEMNEHEQYWLAQLGEDPPELHFPTDYKRSELSLCDGEKLVFILNSTVTKKIKELARTSHTTLFIVLLAMYNVVLSKSTAQEDLLVGTSVMGRLHPKTDKVMGMFLNFLVLRNQFVSTNTFNQFLEQVKSNTVEAYAHQSYPYHKLVEKLKKKATNIFNTMFVMDNYPSTQWISDELTVTGYPLMQVPSVLDFHVEALEVSDEIQLSLIYAKALFHGDTMEQFGRNMVQLFEYLAENPDVRLSKAGSSDDNLDKQLEEFMSD, from the coding sequence ATGGAGTTTAATTCAGCAATTAAAGGCTTGGAGCTACATTCGTTAAGTAGTTCAAGTATAAAGGTGCAGGAACAGGCGTCTATTTCTAACAGAGATATCGCAATCGTAGGAATGAGTTGCATGTTTGGAGAAAGTTTAAACAAAGAACAATTTTGGGGATTTTTGCACGAAGGTAAAGATATGATTAGAGAGTTACCGCTTAATCGTCACAAAGAGATGACGAGCTTACATCAAACACTGAATCTCTCAGTTAGCAAGGAGGCATTAGCACAAGAAGCTGGCTTTTTAGAGAATATTAGTTCATTTGATAATGAATTCTTTAATATTTTGCCTTCAGAGTCAAAATTAATGGATCCACAACAACGACTGTTCTTACAGAATGCGTGGCACACGATTGAGGATGCGGGATATTCAAAAGAAATTAAGGGCACTCGAACGGGTGTGTTTTTAGGCTATGGCAGTGACTTTAGAGAAGAATACAAAACATTGATCATGCATGCTGCACCAGACCTGTATGAGCGCTCGATACAAGGCAATTTGAGGTCTATTATGGCCAGTCGAATTTCTTACTTATTGGACTTGAAAGGCCCTAGCATGGTAGTTGATACGGCATGTAGCTCATCTCTAGTCGCAGTTCATTTGGCATGCAAAAGCATCCGCTCGGGGGAAAGTAATATGGCGATTGCAGGTGGAATAGATGTCCGCTTAGTCCTTCCCCGCTTGCAAAATGTTGATATTGGAATTCTATCTTCAAACGGTAGGACGAGAAGCTTTGATCGTGACTCTGATGGTTCTGGAAGCGGCGAGGGAGTTGGATCAGTGTTGTTAAAACCACTGAAACAAGCGCTGAAAGACAGAGATCATATTTATGCGGTTATTAAAGGTTCGGCAATCAATCAAGATGGGAAGTCCATGGGAATCACAGCACCTAATCCGGTCGCCCAAGAGGAGGTTCTAATTGATGCTTGGAATGATGCCCGAATCGATCCGTCGACAATTTCATATATTGAAGCGCACGGATCTGGAACCAAGCTGGGGGATCCAATTGAGCTAGATGGACTATCGCGAGCTTTTAGTAGATTCACCGATAAAAAACAATTTTGTGCTATCGGTTCTGTAAAGTCAAATGTTGGTCATTTAGGCAATGCTGCAGGTATCGCAGGGCTTGTTAAATCGGTGTTAGCTATGCAGCATAAGAAAATTCCTGAGTCTTTGCATTTTCATTATCCAAATACAAATATAGATTTTGCCCAGTCTCCAATTTATGTGAATAATTATTTGCAGGACTGGGAGGTCGTAGGTGAGGACTTGAGAAGGTGTGGTGTCAGTTCCTTTGGAATGAGTGGAACGAACTGTCATGTTGTGTTGGAAGAATGGCTCGAACCAGAAACTGCGCCCCAAAATGCTGCAAGTGAATATTACATTTTCATGATTTCAGCTAAAACATTTTCATCTTTAACGCAAACACTAAAAAATTATCAACATAATAAAAGTTATCGAGAATTCAGAATCGCAGACCTAGCTTATAGCGCATCTGTTAGAAAAGAGCATTACCCGTATCGAATGGCATTTGCAGTGAGAAATTCTGAGGAATTGTACTCGAAACTACATGCATTTGGTGATAAAGACCGGCTAAATCCAAATTTAACAAACGTAGGTTATTTCAAAGTAGTGCCTGAGGATAAAGATTGCCGATCAAATGGAGAAATCACGCTAGTTGAACAGCAGAAGTTAAGCCAACAATTGGTACTGAAATTGAATGAGTTCATTCAATCTGGCGCCCGTGACGAGAGTCTGGCTAATGAGGCAATATCGCTTTATCTAAGTGGGGCAGACGCTGACTGGAATATCCTGTTTAACAAAAACGAAAGATGGATTCCGCTGCCTGCATATTCGTTTGACCAATCGAATTACTGGCTTGAATTATCTGACGAGACAGCTAACTTAACAAGTATCTCAAAGGTGGAGTGCAGCATGTTAGCTAACAGCCCATCATCAAATATTAAGAAGAATAATTTTACAGAAGAGCGATTTCTAAAAGTTCTATCACAGATCCTTGGAAAACAACCGGATCAAATTGATGTGTTTACCGACTTTTTTGAGATGGGCATGGACTCCATTTTACTTGTCCACTTAATGAATGGGGTTAAAGATGAGTTTAATCTTGATTTGCAATTAAGCCTTCTTTTTAGCGAATTATCATATCCATACAAGCTGATTGAATATTTGGAGGTTCATGCAGAGGACAGATATAGAAAGGAGATTAATCTTCCAACTAACTCTGCTAAAAAAAGTAGTATAACAATAGAAGGTGGCCATTTGTTAGACAGCTTGTCTGGAAATAGATCTTCTCTTGAGAATATCATACAAACCCAACTGCAGATTATGGCTGAGCAATTAAAGGTTCTAGGGAATTTGGAAGGGGAGAAATTGTCTGGAAGTCAAATGAGCATCAGCAACGCTCAGTCTATGCAGCCATTAAATAAACCCTACGTGCCTTTTCAAAAAAACGATATCAATTTTCCAAATAGAAAACTTTCTACTTATAATGAGCAGTTACAGAAGTTCAGTGAAGAATATACAGCTCAAACTAGTCATTCTAAACAAATGGCTCAGCGTTACCGTGCTCAATTTGCAAATAATAGGAACGTAGCTGGGTTTAGGCCGAATTATAAAGAAATGTTGTATCCTATCGTTGTTCAAAATTCGAAAGGTTCCAAAATATGGGATATAGATGGGAAGGAATACATTGATCTTTCCATGGGGTTTGGCGTCAACTTGTTTGGTCATAATCCTCCATTTATTATGCACGCGATTCAAGAGGAATTAGGACATGGCATTGCTCTTGGTCCGATGTCCAGACTAAGTGGCGAAGTAGCTTCACTGATATGTGAGCTCACCGGGGTGGAGAGGGTTGCTTTCTTTAATTCAGGAACGGATGCCAATATGGTAGCACTCCGGCTGGCTAGGGCATATACGAACCGTTCAAAAATTGCAATATTTGCTGGATCTTTTCATGGGACGTTTGACGGTTTATTGGGGAGGCAACGGATGAGTGGAAATGAGGTTCATCGTGCGGTTCCGATTGCACCAGGAATCCCAGCAAGTATGATGGAAGATCTGCTCGTCTTGAATTACGATGATCCGCAGTCTTTGGATCTTATTGATCAATATGCTGATCAGATAGCGGCTGTTTTGGTAGAGCCTGTTCAAAGTAGGAGGCCCGATGTACAACCAAACTCATTTTTACAAAACTTAAGAAACATTACGCGAGAAAAGGGAATAGTTCTTATTTTTGATGAAGTAATCACAGGTTTTAGGATTCATCCCGGCGGGGCTCAAGCTTGGTTTGATGTGCAGGCCGACCTTGTAACGTATGGCAAGGTTATTGGAGGAGGCATGCCAGTTGGTGTTGTGAGTGGAAAAGCACCAATCATGGATGGAATCGACGGAGGTTATTGGGCGTATGGAGACGATTCATTTCCTCAGAATGAAAGTAAACGAACTTTTGTTGCCGGAACTTTTTGTCATCATCCTCTTGCAATGGCCAGTTCGCTTGCAACACTGAAATATTTAGCAGGTGAAGGGCCGGCGCTACAAGAACAATTGAATCGAAGAACAGAAAATCTGATTAGGGAGATTAATCAATATTTTGAAACGCACCAAATCCCTATTCACGTGGTATCTTTTGGGTCACTGTTTAGATTTCAATCGAGCGAAGACTTAGAGTTCTTTTACTACCAATTGATTCATGAAGGGATATATATATGGGAGGGACGTAATTGCTTCTTGTCTACCGCGCATTCCGATGAAGATATAGCAACTATCATTAAAACAGTAAAACGGAGTTCTGAGTATCTCAATCCGAACATCATGGTAGAGACAGGAGAAAAAAACGTTTATGAATTAACTTCTGGACAATCAATTATGTATCTTGAGGAAACTCGGAATGGAAAAGGAATCAAATACAAAGTTCCAGGTTGTTTACTCATAGAAGGGCCTCTTGACTATAGCAGGATTAATGAAGTAGTCGTTAGTCTAATTGAGCGGCATGACGTGCTGCGAACATCGTTCCAACTAGTTGAGGGAAGACCTGTTCAAATCGTGCAAGAGAAGATTGAGTTTGAATTAGAGGTTTTCTCGAATCTTACGGAACAAGAAGCAGTAGAGACATTCTATCGTCCTTTTAATTTATCTAAAGCACCGTTATTTAGAATTGGTATTACTGAATTAGAGCATAATCGTAGCTTGTTTATGATAGATTTTCATCATCTCATCTCAGACGGATTGTCTGTCGTAATTTTTCAGAAAGAGTTTATGGAGTTATACCAGGGTAGGCAATTAGAGCCTGTAGAGTGGCAATACAAAGATTTTGTGCGTTGGAACAGTCAACACATGTTATCTCCTGAGATGAATGAACATGAACAATACTGGCTTGCTCAATTAGGAGAAGATCCTCCTGAGCTTCATTTCCCTACAGATTACAAGCGTAGTGAATTATCTCTCTGCGATGGAGAAAAGTTGGTGTTTATCTTGAATAGTACGGTCACCAAAAAAATCAAAGAACTAGCCCGTACTTCCCATACCACACTGTTTATCGTTTTACTCGCGATGTATAACGTTGTACTCTCAAAAAGTACGGCGCAGGAAGACCTTTTAGTTGGTACCTCTGTTATGGGGCGTTTACATCCCAAGACTGATAAGGTTATGGGCATGTTTTTAAACTTTCTGGTTCTGCGCAATCAGTTTGTATCAACGAATACTTTTAACCAGTTTTTGGAACAGGTGAAGAGTAATACAGTAGAAGCATACGCCCATCAAAGTTATCCCTACCATAAACTTGTAGAAAAGCTTAAGAAAAAAGCAACGAATATTTTCAATACGATGTTTGTGATGGATAATTACCCTTCTACCCAATGGATATCCGATGAGCTAACTGTAACTGGTTATCCTTTAATGCAAGTGCCATCCGTTCTTGATTTTCATGTAGAGGCGTTGGAAGTATCTGACGAGATTCAGTTGTCTCTAATTTATGCAAAGGCTTTATTTCATGGTGATACAATGGAGCAATTTGGAAGAAATATGGTTCAGCTATTTGAGTACTTAGCTGAAAACCCTGATGTTAGGTTATCTAAAGCTGGAAGTAGTGATGATAATTTAGACAAACAGTTAGAGGAATTTATGTCGGATTGA